From the Acidimicrobiales bacterium genome, the window CCCACCACGCCGATCGTGGAACCTGGGAGGAGCGGGCCGGTCACCGTCAGTGGTCCAGCTCGATCGAGCGGACCTGGGCGTTTCGCTGGGCCCGGTAGGCGTGGAGGGCGTCGGCGAGTGCGTCGTCGTGACGAGCCAACATGGCGACCGCGAGGAGGCCGGCGTTGGTCGCCCCGGCAGGACCGATCGCCATCGTGGCAACCGGGACACCGCCGGGCATCTGGACGATCGACAGGAGCGAGTCGATCCCGTTGAGTGCCCGGCTCTTGATCGGGACACCGATCACCGGGACGATGGTGTGTCCGGCGACCATGCCCGGCAGATGCGCGGCGCCGCCGGCGCCGGCGATCACCACCTGCAGACCGCGGGTCTCGGCCGTTTCGGCGTAGTCGACCATCAGGTCGGGTGTGCGATGGGCGGAGACCACCCGGGCCTCGAAGGCAACACCGAAGTCGCGGAGGATGTCGGCAGCCCCGCGCATCGTCTCCCAATCGGAGTCGCTGCCCATGATCACGCCGACGAGCGGATCGTCACTCACGCGGTCGTCCTCCCGAATTCCCCGACCAGTCTGCATCCTCGCGCGCCATCACCCACCCGCGTTGGATGACTTCCGGGCCGCGAACGCGGTGGTCGTTGGTCACTGCGACGCAGCCCGGATCGCCGCGGCGACCCGCGGCGAGGCCGGATACGCGGCCGGTACCAGTGGCGCACCGGTCAAGGCGGCGAACGCTTCCTGGTAGACGCCGGCTGCAATCACCGCCAGGTCGCGATCGAGCGGCGGCGGGTCGCCCTCGCCCCGGTACCCGCGCTCGGCGTAGACGAGACGCACGACCTCCTTGTCGAGGTTCTCGGGTTCGCGGCCGTCGGCCAGCCGCTCCTCGACCGTCGATGCCCGCCAATAGCGCGAGCTGTCGGGGGTGTGGACCTCGTCGATGATCGTGAGCCGACCCTCGTCGTCGATCCCGAACTCGTACTTGGTGTCGACCAGGACCAGACCCGCCTCGGCCGCGAGCTCGCTCCCACGATCGAAGATCGCCAGCGCCGTCGTGCGAACCTCGTCCCATCGCTCGGGCGCCACGAGCCCCCGCTCGACGATTCCCGCCTCGGTGATGGGCTCGTCGTGGCCACCCTGCTCGGCCTTGGTGGTCGGGGTGATGATCGGCGCCGGCAGCGGATCGTTCTTGCGCATGCCGTCGGGGAACGTCAACCCGTAGATCTCACGCTCCCCCGCCGCGTACTTCGTCCACAGCGCAGTCGACGTCGAACCGGACAACCGGCCGCGCACGACCACCTCGACCGGCAGCGTCTCGCACTTCCGCCCGATCGTGACGTTGGGATCAGGCACGGCAACGACATGCGACGGAACGATGTCGGCGATGCGTTCGAACCACCATGCCGCGAGCTCGTTCAGCACCTGCCCCCGGTAGGGAACGGTGCCGAGCACCCGGTCGAAGGCCGAGATCCGGTCCGTCGCCACCAATGCCAGCCGGTCGCCCAGGTCGACGATGTCGCGGACCTTGCCCCGGATCAGGGGGCCGAGAGCCTCGAGGCCTTCGCCATCGATGCCGTCGAAGGGCGATTCCAACGCCGGCGTGAGATCGATCGTCATCCCGCCGCCCCGACGAACGCAGCGAAGATGGGGAGACCCGACCCTTCCTCCGGGCCCGACGGTCGCTGCCACCACAGCACGTGGTCCTCCGGGTGCGGCATGAGCCCGACAACGGAACCCGACGCGTTGCAGAGTCCGGCGATGTCGCGCACGCTGCCGTTGGGGTTGGCCGGATACGCGCCGTCGGCCGGGCGGAGTGGATCCTCGATCGGGGCAGCGCCGGTGTGCATGTAGCGGAACGCGACCTGGCCGGCGGCGTCGAGCTTCGATGCGACCCCGTCGTCGAGCACCGCGACCCGACCTTCGCCGTGTGCGATGGGGCAGCGCACGACCGCGTCCTTCGCCGCCGACAGCCAGCTCGACGACACGCCGACCTCGACCCGCAGGGTCACCCATCGGCACTCGAAGCGACCACGGGCGTTCTCGGTCAGGGTCACCGAGCGGTCGGTGCCGGCCGGGCCCGGCAACAGACCGGCCTTGACCAGCACCTGGAACCCGTTGCAGATACCGAGCACCGGCTTGCCCGCATCGACGAACGCGGCGAGCTCGTCGGCGAACCAGGTGCGCAACTCGAGTGCGAGCCGACCGCCGGCACCCAGGGCATCACCGTAGGAGAAGCCGCCGGGCAGCAGGATCGCCGCGTGGTCGGCGATCTTCACGCGACCGCTGCGCAGCTCGTTGATGTGGGCGATGCGGGCGTCGCCACCGGCGAGCGCAACCGCCTGGGCGGCCTCACCGTCGCGATTGGTGCCCGACGCGTGGGGGATGAGGATCGGTGGTCGACTCATCTCGAAACCCCCGTGAACGCGGCTACCGCATCCTCGATGGACACCTCGACGATCGTGGCGCTCGCACGCTCGAGGCCCTCGGCATCGTCGGGAGCGTCCGGCACCCGCAGCACGATCCGTTCGTCGGCCATGACTTCGCCGATGCGTCGGCCGTGGGCACCGAGGGTGTCGGCCACCGCGTCGCGGTCCGACGGGCTCGCCGCGAGGACGATCCGACCCGGCCCTTCGTTGCCGAGCGCCCGGAAGGGGTCG encodes:
- a CDS encoding phosphoribosylaminoimidazolesuccinocarboxamide synthase; translated protein: MTIDLTPALESPFDGIDGEGLEALGPLIRGKVRDIVDLGDRLALVATDRISAFDRVLGTVPYRGQVLNELAAWWFERIADIVPSHVVAVPDPNVTIGRKCETLPVEVVVRGRLSGSTSTALWTKYAAGEREIYGLTFPDGMRKNDPLPAPIITPTTKAEQGGHDEPITEAGIVERGLVAPERWDEVRTTALAIFDRGSELAAEAGLVLVDTKYEFGIDDEGRLTIIDEVHTPDSSRYWRASTVEERLADGREPENLDKEVVRLVYAERGYRGEGDPPPLDRDLAVIAAGVYQEAFAALTGAPLVPAAYPASPRVAAAIRAASQ
- the purQ gene encoding phosphoribosylformylglycinamidine synthase I — translated: MSRPPILIPHASGTNRDGEAAQAVALAGGDARIAHINELRSGRVKIADHAAILLPGGFSYGDALGAGGRLALELRTWFADELAAFVDAGKPVLGICNGFQVLVKAGLLPGPAGTDRSVTLTENARGRFECRWVTLRVEVGVSSSWLSAAKDAVVRCPIAHGEGRVAVLDDGVASKLDAAGQVAFRYMHTGAAPIEDPLRPADGAYPANPNGSVRDIAGLCNASGSVVGLMPHPEDHVLWWQRPSGPEEGSGLPIFAAFVGAAG
- the purE gene encoding 5-(carboxyamino)imidazole ribonucleotide mutase, with translation MSDDPLVGVIMGSDSDWETMRGAADILRDFGVAFEARVVSAHRTPDLMVDYAETAETRGLQVVIAGAGGAAHLPGMVAGHTIVPVIGVPIKSRALNGIDSLLSIVQMPGGVPVATMAIGPAGATNAGLLAVAMLARHDDALADALHAYRAQRNAQVRSIELDH